CCTTTCAGGATGGTTTGCTATATTTTGACAGGCATTTAAAATTACTGCCTTTGGATATTGTAAAATGCGCCTTCCTGAAAATTCACATTCTCCGGAACAATATCACTTGTGCCCTGATACTTCGCATTGAATTTAAAGTTACCGCTTATTGTTCCTTTAACAGGATCATATGATGTGATTACGATTTGTGCATTGCCTCTTTGCTGCGCTCCTACATTATAACCCATACCTGTAATATACTCCAGTGTCACGCCGTTATCTTCATAAGAATAAGACACCACAATATCATCATCATTTTCAGGATGTGCTGCATCATATCCGTAACTGAACTCCAATGGATTATTATTCATTACTCCTGCCGAAACCACGAAAGGCATCTTTAGGGTAACTTCCTCCAACCCCTTATAAGCAGTTATGGTCAACTCGCCAATACTAGGGTCAACGGGATCTGTAGTTGTGAAAGAAGCTGTGGTAAGATCTGCTCTCCATATTAAATTGTCTTTTCTGCCCTGAAGCCCCGGATCGCTGAACTTTACATCCGTTTCACAAGAAGAAAAAGCAACTAAAATCAACAACAGAGATACTATTTTTTTCATCAAAATAATAATTTAGATTGGGTATTCAATATTTTTAGGTTACAAAAATAGTTTTTAAAACGAAATATGCTAAACAAAATTATAATATTTCGTCATCTCATTAAATATTAACTATTTCATTTCAGTTAATTCCTCTAAAAACCAGCCAAATATTAGCACAGTTTAAAAATATTTGTATCTTTGCGCCCTTAATTAACCGGGGTCGTGTACCCCACAATTTAATCACTGGATTATGTCTGTAAAAATTAGACTGCAAAGACACGGAAAAAAAGGGAAGCCTTTTTACTGGGTAGTAGCCGCTGATGCGCGCTCAAAAAGAGATGGTAAATACCTTGAAAAAATCGGTACTTACAATCCAAACACCAACCCTGCAACTATCGAACTGAACCTTGACAGCGCCGTACAATGGCTGCACAATGGAGCACAGCCAACCGATACCGCAAGAGCAATCCTTTCTTACAAAGGCGCTTTATTGAAGCACCACCTTGATGGCGGCGTTCGTAAAGGAGCCCTTACGCAAGAACAGGCTGATGCGAAATTGGCTACTTGGATGGATGAGAAGACTGGTAAGGTTGATGCTAAAAAAGACAACTTGTCTAAAGCACAGGCTGATGCTAAAGCAAAAGCATTTAAAGCAGAACAGGAAGTAAACGCCAAGCGTATTGCTGCCGCTGCACAAGCTGAAGCTGACCTGATTGCTGCTGAAGAAGCTGCAAATGCACCTGAAGTGGAAGAAGCACCAGAAGTGGAAGCTGCTGCTGAAGAAGTAACTGAAGCTCCGGCTGAAGTGGCTACAGAAGAAGCACCTGCTGCTGAGGCTACAACTGAGCAAGCTGCTCCTGCTGCCGAAGAGAACAACGAAGAAGCACAAGCTTAATTTGACCCTGCGTTCATGCGTAAAGAAGATTGTTTCTATTTAGGTAAGATCGCAAAAAAATTCAGCTTTAAAGGGGAAGTCTTGGCGTATCTCGATACCGACGAACCCGGCTTATACGAAAATCTGGAATCAGTGTTTGTTGAAATAGACAAACATCTGGTTCCTTTTTTTATTGAAAGCAGTTCCCTCCATAAAAACGACTTCCTGCGCATCCGTTTTGAGGATGTGAAAACCGAAGAGGAAGCCGACGACCTTATGAACTGCGGCATTTACCTTCCTTTGCGGATGTTGCCGAAACTATCGGGCAACAAATTCTACTACCACGAAGTCATCGGGTTTGACATTGAGGACAAACGTCTTGGCATCTTTGGAAAAATCGTTGCCATTAACGACAGTAGCGCACAACCACTTTTCGAAGTATTAAATGGTGATACGGAAATCCTCGTTCCGATGATTGATCAATTTCTCGTAAAAGTCGATCGTACCAATAACAAAATCGTGATGGATTTGCCAGAGGGTTTGATTGAAATGTATCTTTAATTTTTTCAGGAGCTATTTCCCGCTTTCGCCTTTATCTTGCTTCCGCTGGTGCTCCAGCAAGGATATCGGCTCTATCGGGGCTAGGCATTCCACCCAATATTAAAAATTTCATGTTCAAAATTCGTTCTTCTTTCTCTGAAGTTTTGAACAGCGATTAACGAACTTTGAATTTCGAAATTCACACGCTATGTTCCAATTCAAGAAATTCTCCATCCAACAAGACAAAACCGCCATGAAAGTCGGTACCGACGGCGTGTTGCTTGGCGCGTGGGCTCCAATTAACAACGATCCATTCTCAATATTGGACATTGGTGCCGGAACCGGATTGATTGCATTGATGCTCGCGCAACGTACTGTTGCAGAATATATTGAAGCGCTTGAAATAGACAATGACGCGTTTGAGCAATGCGTTGAAAATTTCGAAAACTCGCCTTGGAACGACCGTTTATTTTGTTTCCATGCTTCGCTGGACGATTTTATGGAGGAAATTGAAGACGAAGAGTATGATTTGATTGTTTCCAATCCGCCATTTTACAGCGAGACTGTTTCGTCCGGAAATGATGCGCGCGACCAGGCACGGCAAAACAATGCACTTCCTTTTTCTGATCTGGTTGAAGCTGCAGCGTTATTGCTTTCTGACGTAGGGATTTTTTCGGTAATCATACCTCATAAGGAAGAAAATAAATTTGTGGCTTTGGCAAAAGAGCATGATTTATTCCCCATAAAAATCACACGCGTAAAAGGCACGCCGGATGCTGAAATCAAACGCAGCCTGATGGCATTTGGAAAAACTGAAATCCTAAATTTTCCAGCCGACGAACTCGTTATCGAAACCGCACGCCATCAATATACTCCGGAATACATTGCGTTGACTAAGGATTTTTACCTTAATATGTAGCAGGGTCCGCAACAGGGATGGAAGCGGCATCCTTTTCCTGACGAAGGAAGGAAAAGATATAGCATTATCGAGTGAAAAGCGTAGCTTTTTAGCGAAGATACCTCGCGCAGCGATGCCCGGCCCGCAGTGGTTGCCAAAAAAGATTGTAAGACTGTAAGACTTTAAGATTCTTTCCAACTTTCCGACTTTCGGACTTTCTGACTTCCCAACTGAAATATCAATCGTTTTCGTTGATTACTAAATCCCATTTACTTACTTTTGCACCGATTTAAAATGCAAAAAAAATGAGACCAGACCTTTTCCAGGCACCTGATTATTACAATCTTGACGAATTACTTACTGACGAACATAAATTGGTGCGCGACGCGGCCCGCGAATGGGTAAAGCGCGAAGTATCGCCAATCATCGAGGACTACGCCCAGAAAGCGGAATTCCCGAACCAAATCATCAAAGGCCTTGCCGATATCGGTGCTTTCGGCCCATACATTCCTGAAGAATATGGCGGCGCCGGTCTGGACCAGATTTCCTACGGACTGATCATGCAGGAAATTGAAAGAGGAGACTCGGGCGTACGTTCGACGGCTTCTGTACAGTCTTCGCTGGTGATGTACCCGATCTGGAAATACGGAAACGAAGAGCAACGCAAAAAATATTTACCAAAATTAGCTTCCGGGGAATTCATGGGCTGTTTCGGGCTTACGGAACCCGACCACGGCTCGAATCCCGGCGGCATGATTACCAATTTCAAGGATATGGGCGACCATTATCTTTTGAATGGGGCGAAGATGTGGATTTCAAATGCCCCGTTTGCGAATATTGCTGTAGTTTGGGCAAAAGACGAAACCGGACGCATCCACGGATTGGTGGTAGAGCGCGGCATGGAAGGATTTACCACTCCTGAAACGCACAACAAATGGTCGCTTCGTGCTTCAGCGACAGGCGAATTGATTTTCGACAATGTTAAAGTTCCTAAAGAAAATTTATTGCCAAACAAGTCAGGATTGGGCGCACCGCTGGGCTGCCTTGATTCAGCCCGTTATGGTATTGCATGGGGCGCTATCGGCGCGGCGATGGATTGTTATGATACGGCTTTGCGTTATGCCAAAGAGCGTATACAGTTCGACAAACCGATTGCAGGAACACAATTACAGCAGAAAAAACTGGCTGAAATGATCACTGAAATCACGAAAGCGCAATTGCTTACATGGAGATTGGGTGTTTTAAGGAATGAAGGCCGTGCGACATCGGCTCAGATTTCGATGGCGAAAAGGAACAATGTGAACATGGCGATCGAAATTGCGCGTGAAGCAAGGCAAATCCTTGGCGGCATGGGAATCACGGGAGAATATTCGATCATGAGGCATATGATGAACCTGGAATCGGTGATTACTTATGAGGGTACACACGACATCCACCTGCTGATTACCGGAATGGACATTACCGGAATTGCAGCATTCAAATAAAAAACCCAAGCCCTTCACCTGAAGGGCTTTTTTTTGCAAACTATAATGGGGTGCAATGCGTAAATATGTTAAAACCATATCATGAAAGCCATCACAAACAGCGCATTATCCTTACTATTATTCTTTACTATTTCATGCAACAGCAATGATGACAATAATGAAGCAACAAATCCATTGCCAACTGACCCTGAAACCCGTGAGATTAAATACCTTGCATTAGGCGACAGTTACACTATAGGTCAAAGCGTTTGCGAAACCTGCCGCTTTCCAGAGCAATTAAAAGCGGCATTGTCCACACAAATTGAAGCCGATTATACGCTTAAAATCGTAGCGCAGACGGGTTGGACCACAACCAATCTTAAGAATGCCATCGCAGCCCAAAATCCATCACATGATTATGATTTGGTGACCTTGCTCATCGGCGTGAACAATCAATACCAGGGAATGCCTTTTGAAACATACGAGCAGGAGTTTCCGGAATTGGTCAATACTGCCATTATGCTGGCAAAAGGAGACAAGCAACATGTGATTATCGTTTCCATTCCTGATTATGCCTATACCCCTTTCGGGCAAAGCACCGGGGATCCGGGACAGATTTCTTACGAAATCGATAGGTATAATAATTTCGCCTTAAATTATGCTACGGCAAACGGGATTCAGTTTGTGAACATTACTGACATCACTAGGGAAGGCATTTTCAACCCGGAATTGGTCACTTCTGATGGCCTCCATCCTTCGCAAAGTGCTTACGCTAAATTCGTTGAACGATTGTTGCCGAAAGCCACATCTATTCTGGAATAATCGATTTAACCTCAGGAAAAATCGTTTTCGCCTATATTTTTTTTAGCAATAAAAAAACCACCATATGTTTGTCAGGTAATCAGGAACATACTTACAGATATGTACTGACAACCGCCCCAAATACGGTTAATAATTTTTATAGTAGTTTGTTTATATTTAGAAAAACTTCGGAATTCCCCTTTCCGGGGTTTTTCTTTTTTAGGCCCCTCTGAATTAATATTCCGGTGCGAGTTCCAGTTCAAGTCCGTCTAATTCCCGGGTAATCTGGATCTGGCAACCCAATCGGCTGGTGTCTTTCACATAAAACGCTTCAGAAAGCATCGCATCTTCTTCGTCACTTTTTTCAGGCAGCGCCACATCATTTAACACATAACATTGGCATGAAGCGCACATGGCCATTCCGCCGCAAACACCGATAGTACCTTCAGGTGCGAGTTCATAAGCTTTACACAATTCCATGATGTTCATCGCCATGTCTGTTGGCGCCTGCACTTCGTGCACCTGCCCTTCGCGATCGGTGATTTTTATGATGATGTCTGACATGTTACTCTTTTTTGCAGTAATGATCTGAATTTTCTACCGGGTATTTTTTATCAAGGTCGATGTTGTTGAAACTGTTGTTCCCCCATGAAAAATATTTCTCGTAATAAGGCAGGAATTTATTGGTTTTTATTTTCTCAAGGAAATAAACTTCATGCTCTTTTTCCTTCATGCCCATATCATAAAGCATCTGGTCGTATTTCGTGATGCCGAGGGAATTGAAATACTGTTTCATCCGAAAGTACTCGCAAACATTTCCGCTTTCGAGCCTTCCGGCAAAATAAAAAGGCATAAACCAGCCAATGATATAACAGCTGCCTGAAATGACTTTCCCGATGACATGAAATTTTAATTCATACCATCCCGAAATTTTTATGCCGTAATCATTCATAATCTGCAGCACTTCTTGCCTGTGAAACCACTCATCGCGTTCAATCTGGCGGATTTCATTCTTCTCTGAAATGTCCTTTACCGAACCCGCATGCCCCTTGTAAGCGAAGGCTGCGGCTTTTTCAGCGGAATACGCTTTTTTAAGCAGATCAATTAATTTCGGATGATTAAGCTGCATTTAGTCAATTGATTTCACAACGGCCTTCTCCGCTTCTTTACGGGTTCCGTCAAAACCATCCACACCGGAAACCGTGGTGTATTTCATCACATATTTCTTGCCAGGATTCAGGCGTTGGTACACGCTTTGGCACATCAATGTCGCTTCATGGAAACCACAAAGAATCAGCTTCAGTTTTCCAGGATAGATATTGACATCGCCAATGGCGTAAATGCCCGGGATGTTGGTTTGGTAATCCAAAGCGTTGTCGACTTTAATCGCATTTTTCTCGATTTCCAATCCCCAGTTTGCGATGGGACCGAGTTTTGGTGACAATCCAAACAGCGGAATAAAATAATCAGTTTCAATCTTGCGGTGTGCACCATTTTCATCGATATCCAAAGCCTCAAGCCTTTCTGCGCCGTGTAATCCGGTAACTTCAGCGGGCGTAATCAATTTGATTTTTCCTTCATTTTTGAGTTCCTGCACTTTGTCGACAGAATCCAAAGCGCCACGGAATTCATTCCTTCTGTGGATCAAAGTTACTTCCGAAGCGATATTGGACAGGAAAATACTCCAATCCAATGCAGAGTCGCCGCCACCTGCAATCACGACACGCTTGTCACGGAATTTTTCCGGATTCTTGATGAAGTATCTCACGCCTTTGTCTTCGTAAAACTCGATGTCTTCAATCAAAGGTTTCCTCGGTTCGAAACTTCCGAGCCCACCTGCAATGGCTACGGCATTGGCGTGGTGCTTTTTGCCTTTGTCGGTCGTGACGATAAAAGTGCCGTCTTCGAGTTTTTCTATTGTTTCGGCGCGTTCACCCAAAGTAAATCCGGGTTGGAACTGCTTGATCTGTTCCATAAGGTTATCAACCAGATCGCCCGCCAACACTTCCGGGAAACCGGGAATGTCGAAAATCGGCTTTTTCGGATACAGTTCAGCGAGTTGCCCGCCGGGTTGCGGCAACGCATCGATGATATGGCAGTGGAGTTTAAGCAGTCCCGCTTCGAATACGGCAAAAAGTCCCGTAGGGCCTGCTCCTATGATGAGTATGTCTGTTTTAATCATTTTAGTTGAAAGTTGAAAGTCGAAAGCTGAAAGAGGACCGGCTTTCGACTTTGGACTGGTTTTGCGTTAGGGATTGAAGTGGAAATCCTTTTTGGATTATCCGTAGCGCAGCGAAGGAAAATCTTCATGAAGCGCAGCGGAATGCAAAAAGATTGCAACAAAAAGCCCGGCCGGAGGCAACGCCCGAATTAATTAAGCTATATTCCTTACCGTCTCGATCTGCGGCGCGAATTTCTTGATGGTTGTTTCTACACCGGCCTTCAAAGTCATTTGGTTGACGCTGCACGCGGTACAGGCTCCTTCAAGGCGCACGGTGACGTGTTTGTCGTCTTCGATACCGATGAGCTTGATGTCGCCGCCATCTGAATTCAGGAACGGACGGATTTCTTCAAGGGCTTTTTCGACGGTTAGGGTAAGTTCTTCTGTTGTCATTATTTCTAATTTTATTTGGATCGTAAGATTTTAAGACCGTAAGACTACACGTTTGTCTTAGAATCTTATAGTCCTACAATCTATTTTTTCACTGCCGAACATCCCGCCATCGTCGTAATCTTAATGGCTTCGGTTGCGGGAAGGTTTTCGTTGCGGTTTACTGTTTCCTGGACGACATTCCGGGTGATTTCCTCGAAAATGGTTTCGACCACCGAGGCGGTTTGCAATGCGCCCGGCCTGCCGTAATCCCCGGCTTCGCGGATAGACTGTACAAGTGGCACTTCACCAAGGAACGGTACGCTTAAATCTTCTGCAAGGTTTTTCGCACCTTCCTGCCCGAAAATATAATATTTATTGTCTGGCAGTTCTTCCGGTGTGAAATAGGCCATATTTTCAATAATGCCCAAAACAGGCACTTTGATGCTGTCTGAAAGGAACATGGAAACCCCTTTTTTAGCGTCGGCCAAAGCTACTGCCTGCGGTGTGCTCACGACAACGGCTCCGGTAATCGGCAGCGATTGCATGATCGACAAGTGGATGTCTCCGGTTCCCGGCGGAAGATCGATCAGCATGAAGTCGAGTTCACCCCAATCAGCATCAAAAATCATCTGGTTCAGGGCTTTTGAAGCCATAGGCCCGCGCCATATTACGGCCTGGCTTGGTGCGGTGAAGAATCCGATGGAAAGGATTTTTACACCATAACTTTCAATCGGTTTCATTTTGGATTTGCCGTCAACGGTGACTGAAACCGGTTTTGCGGATTCGACATCGAACATGATCGGCATCGAAGGTCCGTAAATATCGGCATCGAGCACGCCGACTTTAAAACCCATATTGGCTAAAGTCACCGCTAAATTCGCCGTGACAGTCGATTTCCCCACACCGCCCTTTCCTGAGGCCACCGCAATGATATTGCTGATCCCGGGAATGGCTTTGCCTTTAATTTCGTTGCCTTCCGCTTTTTCAGGAGCTTCGACCTTGATGTTGATTTTTATTTTCGCTTCCGCAGATATTTTCTCGAGTATCGTTTTACGGATGTCGTCTTCAGCGCGTTTTTTGATATGCATCGCCGGAGCGTGCAGTACGACATCGACGACAACCTCATCGCCGAAAGTGAGTACGTTTGCAATGGCACCGCTTTCGACCATATTTTTACCTTCACCCGCCACCGTAATGGTTTCAAGGGCTTTGAGGATTTCTTTCCTGTCTAGTTTCATAGTTTTTGCTGTCTTATTAAGACTAAATTCAGATTGCAAAGATAGTTGGAAAAGTTGTGATTGTAAAGGAATTGGATTGGATTTGTCTATGGCTTATTGCATTTCTGCGGGAGATTATTAAGGAACATACGCGCTTTATGAAATTCAAAATATTCAGCATCGGGTCTTGTTCTATTCTCCAGATAGGAGCCGATAAAATCCTGATTGAATTGCGAATGGTTGATATGTCCGGTGATTTCATTGGAATAGTATACATCATTTCCGCTTTTCATCTTAACCCTGATTTTGGTTTTAAAATCTCCTGAGTATTTAATGACCGAAGCTCCAATGTAATGTCTGGGTAATAGCTTGTAATGCAAATTTATTGGTATGCAGCCACCACCATCATCTGACCATTGAAAATCAATGGGCTTCCATTTGCCATCACTATCAAGCGCTTCCTGTATCATTTGGAAATGCATAAAATTTCCCTCGCTGACGTAAGCTGTCTGCTGCGACGGGTTGAAGATCAAGACCGGATAAGACGAAATGTATTTTTGCTTTTGGAATTTCTCGCGTTCAAAATAAGCTTTGATCAAGGGTGCTGCAGCCTTGCCGTCGAATGGCCTCGTGTCCCACGGAATTCGGAATGGGAAAGGCATCCGTTCATACACGTATCCTTTGACGAACAAATGGTAGGTCGTATCGATAATAACCTTTAGGTCATACCTTGGCAAAACCGTATCCCACGGAAAATTCCGGATGCCGATTTCACGTTCAGAATATCGGCTTGCCATGGCGGTGTCACCTGTAAAGTTGGCATTCAAAAATTGCGGATCGCTGCGAAGCATTATTTTGGAATTGATCGCAGTGGCCTTATATATTTTTGGAGTTATCAGTCGTGGTAAATGATCCCCCTTTTTTTTTTGACAGGAGAAAAACACCAAAACCATGAAAAGGAAGAGTAACTTTCTCATCTCCACACTGTATATTGCAACTGCCTACTGCACCTCAGGTTTCCACAAATATTTCTCAAAATCAACAATCTGGTTATCCTCGACTTCAACGCCTTCACTTTCCAAAAGCTGCTGCATGAGATTCGTCCCGTCAAAATGATGTTTTCCGGTAAGCAGGCCAACACGGTTTACCACGCGATGTGCCGGCACATCCTCAGGGCAATTGTTCATCGCCCAGCCCACCATCCGGGCGGAACGCCCGCTGCCGATGGCCTTTGCGATGGCGCCATACGAGGTCACTTTCCCGTACGGGATCTGCCTGGCGACGGCATAGACTTTGTCAAAAAAATTATCGTCCGCGGCCATTAATTAAGGTAATAGAGAAGGACGTTGACCAAAGTGATAATCGAAATCAGTCCCGTAACCGAACCAATAATATAGTTCATGTTGTGCAGTATGAATGCCGTGCGGGATTCCATTTTCTTAAAAAAGGCAATGTAACAGTAAAAGGCAAAGAAAGCGCCCAATCCTGATCCGACAACAAACGTATAAATGAACGGCAATTCAAAAACAAAATAATGATATGATGCCAAGGTTACGCTGATGAAAACGTAAAACGGAATCGGGAAGAAATTTAGCGCTGAAAGCAGCATGCCGAGAAAAAAACGGCTTTTTTTACTGTGCAGCTTACTTTCTTCCTGGGCCTCTTTGGGCTTTTTGGCGAAAAAGAAAAAGTAAATGGTCAGTATCGTGAAAACAATGAGCCCGGCTTCGCGCAGCATGATCACGATATACGGATTTTCGTCGATGAATCTTGCGAAAATGACGCCGATGAACGTTTGTACCAAAACTACAAGGGTGGCGCCAAGCGCGAAAATCAAAGCCCGGTTGCGGCCTTCGTTGAGGCTCACTTTCGCCGCCGTCATATTGATCAGCCCCGGCGGCGTGATGCCGAAGGAAGCTGTAAGGAATCCGAGGAACAAAGGCAGCGAATAACCCATTACTTTATTTTGAACCGAATATACGTAATTGCTTTGTTAATTTCCAAATATTGTTTTTCATAAAACGTCTGAATACCAGTAACTTCCTCGGGCGCACCGTGGTTGTTGTATACATTGTGGTTCGCATACAGCACTTCGTGGCCTTCGCCGTGCAGCAACCCGAGGGTGTAGCCGTGCATGAACTCGGAGTCGGTCTTTAAATTCATGATGCCGTCCGGCTTCAGGATGCCTTTGTATAATTTCAGGAATTCCGAATTGGTCATGCGATGCTTGGTTCGTTTGTACTTGATTTGCGGGTCTGGGAACGTGATCCAGATTTCATCGACTTCTTTTTCGCCAAAAATATGGTTGATGAGTTCGATTTGCGTGCGTACGAACGCCACATTATTGTGCCCGCTTTCAATGGCTGTTTTGGCTCCACGCCAGAAACGTGCGCCTTTAATATCAATACCGATGAAATTTTTCTGCGGATATTTTTCAGCCAGCCCGACGGAATATTCGCCTTTGCCACAACCGAGTTCCAAAACTATAGGATGCACATTTTTGAAGAAATCAGTATTCCAT
This genomic stretch from Flavobacterium pallidum harbors:
- a CDS encoding DUF6252 family protein, whose product is MKKIVSLLLILVAFSSCETDVKFSDPGLQGRKDNLIWRADLTTASFTTTDPVDPSIGELTITAYKGLEEVTLKMPFVVSAGVMNNNPLEFSYGYDAAHPENDDDIVVSYSYEDNGVTLEYITGMGYNVGAQQRGNAQIVITSYDPVKGTISGNFKFNAKYQGTSDIVPENVNFQEGAFYNIQRQ
- a CDS encoding 30S ribosomal protein S16, giving the protein MSVKIRLQRHGKKGKPFYWVVAADARSKRDGKYLEKIGTYNPNTNPATIELNLDSAVQWLHNGAQPTDTARAILSYKGALLKHHLDGGVRKGALTQEQADAKLATWMDEKTGKVDAKKDNLSKAQADAKAKAFKAEQEVNAKRIAAAAQAEADLIAAEEAANAPEVEEAPEVEAAAEEVTEAPAEVATEEAPAAEATTEQAAPAAEENNEEAQA
- the rimM gene encoding ribosome maturation factor RimM (Essential for efficient processing of 16S rRNA), whose amino-acid sequence is MRKEDCFYLGKIAKKFSFKGEVLAYLDTDEPGLYENLESVFVEIDKHLVPFFIESSSLHKNDFLRIRFEDVKTEEEADDLMNCGIYLPLRMLPKLSGNKFYYHEVIGFDIEDKRLGIFGKIVAINDSSAQPLFEVLNGDTEILVPMIDQFLVKVDRTNNKIVMDLPEGLIEMYL
- a CDS encoding tRNA1(Val) (adenine(37)-N6)-methyltransferase; the protein is MFQFKKFSIQQDKTAMKVGTDGVLLGAWAPINNDPFSILDIGAGTGLIALMLAQRTVAEYIEALEIDNDAFEQCVENFENSPWNDRLFCFHASLDDFMEEIEDEEYDLIVSNPPFYSETVSSGNDARDQARQNNALPFSDLVEAAALLLSDVGIFSVIIPHKEENKFVALAKEHDLFPIKITRVKGTPDAEIKRSLMAFGKTEILNFPADELVIETARHQYTPEYIALTKDFYLNM
- a CDS encoding acyl-CoA dehydrogenase family protein gives rise to the protein MRPDLFQAPDYYNLDELLTDEHKLVRDAAREWVKREVSPIIEDYAQKAEFPNQIIKGLADIGAFGPYIPEEYGGAGLDQISYGLIMQEIERGDSGVRSTASVQSSLVMYPIWKYGNEEQRKKYLPKLASGEFMGCFGLTEPDHGSNPGGMITNFKDMGDHYLLNGAKMWISNAPFANIAVVWAKDETGRIHGLVVERGMEGFTTPETHNKWSLRASATGELIFDNVKVPKENLLPNKSGLGAPLGCLDSARYGIAWGAIGAAMDCYDTALRYAKERIQFDKPIAGTQLQQKKLAEMITEITKAQLLTWRLGVLRNEGRATSAQISMAKRNNVNMAIEIAREARQILGGMGITGEYSIMRHMMNLESVITYEGTHDIHLLITGMDITGIAAFK
- a CDS encoding SGNH/GDSL hydrolase family protein, coding for MKAITNSALSLLLFFTISCNSNDDNNEATNPLPTDPETREIKYLALGDSYTIGQSVCETCRFPEQLKAALSTQIEADYTLKIVAQTGWTTTNLKNAIAAQNPSHDYDLVTLLIGVNNQYQGMPFETYEQEFPELVNTAIMLAKGDKQHVIIVSIPDYAYTPFGQSTGDPGQISYEIDRYNNFALNYATANGIQFVNITDITREGIFNPELVTSDGLHPSQSAYAKFVERLLPKATSILE
- a CDS encoding 2Fe-2S iron-sulfur cluster-binding family protein, giving the protein MSDIIIKITDREGQVHEVQAPTDMAMNIMELCKAYELAPEGTIGVCGGMAMCASCQCYVLNDVALPEKSDEEDAMLSEAFYVKDTSRLGCQIQITRELDGLELELAPEY
- a CDS encoding ferritin-like domain-containing protein — protein: MQLNHPKLIDLLKKAYSAEKAAAFAYKGHAGSVKDISEKNEIRQIERDEWFHRQEVLQIMNDYGIKISGWYELKFHVIGKVISGSCYIIGWFMPFYFAGRLESGNVCEYFRMKQYFNSLGITKYDQMLYDMGMKEKEHEVYFLEKIKTNKFLPYYEKYFSWGNNSFNNIDLDKKYPVENSDHYCKKE
- a CDS encoding NAD(P)/FAD-dependent oxidoreductase, with protein sequence MIKTDILIIGAGPTGLFAVFEAGLLKLHCHIIDALPQPGGQLAELYPKKPIFDIPGFPEVLAGDLVDNLMEQIKQFQPGFTLGERAETIEKLEDGTFIVTTDKGKKHHANAVAIAGGLGSFEPRKPLIEDIEFYEDKGVRYFIKNPEKFRDKRVVIAGGGDSALDWSIFLSNIASEVTLIHRRNEFRGALDSVDKVQELKNEGKIKLITPAEVTGLHGAERLEALDIDENGAHRKIETDYFIPLFGLSPKLGPIANWGLEIEKNAIKVDNALDYQTNIPGIYAIGDVNIYPGKLKLILCGFHEATLMCQSVYQRLNPGKKYVMKYTTVSGVDGFDGTRKEAEKAVVKSID
- a CDS encoding NifU family protein; translated protein: MTTEELTLTVEKALEEIRPFLNSDGGDIKLIGIEDDKHVTVRLEGACTACSVNQMTLKAGVETTIKKFAPQIETVRNIA
- a CDS encoding Mrp/NBP35 family ATP-binding protein — its product is MKLDRKEILKALETITVAGEGKNMVESGAIANVLTFGDEVVVDVVLHAPAMHIKKRAEDDIRKTILEKISAEAKIKINIKVEAPEKAEGNEIKGKAIPGISNIIAVASGKGGVGKSTVTANLAVTLANMGFKVGVLDADIYGPSMPIMFDVESAKPVSVTVDGKSKMKPIESYGVKILSIGFFTAPSQAVIWRGPMASKALNQMIFDADWGELDFMLIDLPPGTGDIHLSIMQSLPITGAVVVSTPQAVALADAKKGVSMFLSDSIKVPVLGIIENMAYFTPEELPDNKYYIFGQEGAKNLAEDLSVPFLGEVPLVQSIREAGDYGRPGALQTASVVETIFEEITRNVVQETVNRNENLPATEAIKITTMAGCSAVKK
- a CDS encoding MGMT family protein, which produces MAADDNFFDKVYAVARQIPYGKVTSYGAIAKAIGSGRSARMVGWAMNNCPEDVPAHRVVNRVGLLTGKHHFDGTNLMQQLLESEGVEVEDNQIVDFEKYLWKPEVQ
- a CDS encoding LysE family transporter, producing the protein MGYSLPLFLGFLTASFGITPPGLINMTAAKVSLNEGRNRALIFALGATLVVLVQTFIGVIFARFIDENPYIVIMLREAGLIVFTILTIYFFFFAKKPKEAQEESKLHSKKSRFFLGMLLSALNFFPIPFYVFISVTLASYHYFVFELPFIYTFVVGSGLGAFFAFYCYIAFFKKMESRTAFILHNMNYIIGSVTGLISIITLVNVLLYYLN
- the trmB gene encoding tRNA (guanosine(46)-N7)-methyltransferase TrmB; its protein translation is MGSKNKLKRFRENESFENVFQPTREEVVSDSFPLKGKWNTDFFKNVHPIVLELGCGKGEYSVGLAEKYPQKNFIGIDIKGARFWRGAKTAIESGHNNVAFVRTQIELINHIFGEKEVDEIWITFPDPQIKYKRTKHRMTNSEFLKLYKGILKPDGIMNLKTDSEFMHGYTLGLLHGEGHEVLYANHNVYNNHGAPEEVTGIQTFYEKQYLEINKAITYIRFKIK